The following coding sequences are from one Fimbriimonadaceae bacterium window:
- a CDS encoding type II secretion system protein, which translates to MYKRNSKRKGFTLVEIMIVVLIIGILLAIAVPNFIKARQNSRLQSVVGNLKQIDSAKQQWAMDLGKTSADVPVAADLSPTYMTKWPSGPVGVAADYVANAVNADPTFKGQTLTAFQDPATKDAAIAAAGL; encoded by the coding sequence ATGTACAAGCGAAACAGCAAGCGCAAGGGTTTCACTCTCGTCGAGATCATGATCGTCGTCCTGATCATCGGCATCCTGTTGGCCATCGCCGTGCCGAACTTCATCAAGGCCCGGCAGAACAGCCGCCTCCAGTCGGTCGTCGGCAACCTCAAGCAGATCGACTCGGCCAAGCAGCAGTGGGCCATGGACCTGGGCAAGACGTCCGCCGACGTCCCTGTCGCCGCAGACCTCTCTCCCACCTACATGACCAAGTGGCCGAGCGGCCCGGTCGGCGTCGCCGCCGACTATGTCGCCAACGCCGTGAACGCCGACCCCACCTTCAAGGGCCAGACGCTCACCGCCTTCCAGGACCCGGCCACCAAGGACGCCGCCATCGCGGCCGCCGGCCTCTAA
- a CDS encoding SDR family oxidoreductase — MSEKRVLVTGSSRGIGRAVAQRLARDGWQVAVHFGHNRRDAESLVKELGDHSAGAYQADLGDLDQVRALWDRVVANGPVHALVNNAGVYVTLDFCHASEEVFAATLSRCMKVNFEAPAWLAREACRSFLAQGGGKVVNVASRVGHRGEAGAAPYSASKAALINLTRALAVEHAQHNIQHFAIAPGWVDTAMARDGMKERLPEILKGIPLGRMATPADCAGVVAFLLTDEASYLSGDVIDINGASYLR; from the coding sequence ATGTCTGAAAAACGAGTCCTGGTGACCGGTTCCAGCCGTGGGATCGGGCGGGCGGTGGCCCAACGTCTGGCCCGCGACGGGTGGCAGGTCGCCGTCCACTTCGGCCACAACCGGCGCGACGCCGAATCGTTGGTCAAGGAGCTGGGCGACCATTCGGCCGGGGCCTATCAAGCCGACCTGGGCGACCTCGACCAAGTCCGCGCCCTGTGGGACCGCGTCGTCGCCAACGGCCCGGTCCACGCCCTCGTGAACAACGCCGGTGTCTATGTCACCCTCGACTTCTGCCATGCCAGCGAAGAGGTGTTCGCCGCCACCCTGTCGCGATGCATGAAGGTGAACTTTGAGGCCCCGGCCTGGCTCGCCCGCGAGGCGTGCCGGTCGTTCTTGGCCCAAGGCGGCGGAAAGGTCGTCAACGTGGCCAGCCGGGTGGGGCACCGGGGCGAGGCCGGGGCCGCGCCCTACTCCGCCTCCAAAGCCGCCCTCATCAACCTGACCCGGGCGCTCGCCGTCGAGCATGCCCAACACAACATCCAACACTTCGCCATTGCCCCCGGGTGGGTCGACACCGCCATGGCCCGCGACGGGATGAAAGAACGCCTCCCAGAGATCCTCAAGGGCATCCCCTTGGGCCGCATGGCGACCCCGGCCGACTGTGCGGGTGTCGTCGCCTTCCTGCTGACCGACGAGGCCAGCTACCTGAGCGGGGACGTCATCGACATCAACGGCGCGAGCTACCTGCGCTGA
- a CDS encoding M48 family metalloprotease yields MRVLSVFVVALAASSAMADPLRPSIADQIKIGKDAAAQVRKKEKVLPATDGRVKELRRLGKILVDLIPAKEKKEKPFEYTFDVVDSKEVNAFALPGGPIFFYTGLLDKLKTEDEVVGILGHEMTHIRNQHWASAYADNLKRKIGILALLTIIRANDSIADLAGAADTVFGSLPYSRKHESEADSVGYDLMVEAGYNPQGMADVFTLLAKQGSGGPEFLSTHPDSGNRVKAIEKRIKDSGVTFPPQRPRKLSASSFTWQKGWATMTGGG; encoded by the coding sequence ATGAGGGTCTTGTCCGTCTTTGTCGTCGCTTTGGCCGCGTCCAGTGCCATGGCCGACCCCTTGCGGCCGAGCATCGCGGACCAGATCAAGATCGGCAAGGACGCCGCCGCCCAAGTGCGCAAGAAAGAAAAGGTCTTGCCCGCGACGGACGGCCGGGTGAAGGAACTGCGCCGCCTCGGCAAGATCCTTGTCGACCTCATCCCCGCCAAAGAGAAGAAGGAGAAGCCGTTCGAGTACACGTTTGACGTGGTCGACAGCAAGGAGGTCAACGCGTTCGCCTTGCCGGGCGGGCCGATCTTCTTTTACACGGGCCTCCTCGACAAGCTCAAGACCGAAGACGAGGTCGTGGGCATCCTGGGTCACGAGATGACCCACATCCGCAACCAGCATTGGGCGAGCGCTTATGCCGACAACCTCAAGCGCAAGATCGGCATCCTCGCCCTCCTGACGATCATCCGGGCCAACGACTCCATCGCCGACCTTGCCGGGGCGGCAGACACCGTGTTCGGTAGCCTGCCCTATTCACGCAAGCACGAATCGGAGGCCGACTCGGTCGGCTACGATCTGATGGTGGAGGCGGGTTACAACCCGCAAGGCATGGCCGACGTCTTCACCCTTCTGGCCAAGCAGGGAAGCGGTGGGCCCGAGTTCTTGAGCACCCACCCCGACAGCGGCAACCGGGTCAAGGCGATCGAAAAACGGATCAAGGACAGTGGCGTCACCTTCCCGCCCCAACGGCCCCGCAAACTGTCGGCTTCTTCCTTCACGTGGCAGAAGGGTTGGGCGACGATGACGGGCGGCGGCTAA
- a CDS encoding NFACT family protein, translated as MSSRHIPYDSLVLAAVVAEGQEWVGARIQKVWQPDPLVIVLSLYYGVERWLLVSAEAETARAHLVSRRPSPAGDIPAFGATLRKSLTDGRVVFVRQRGLDRILEVGVSSAQGDYQLVAELMGKHSNIMLVDSSRRVVGAAKWVGRSQSRRPVLPGQPYEPPPFDPKPPLTQATAGDDLKQYEGWSPFLGRLLDAGLPLADVQRALATGQFGAFVAPGHGAYPFDVSRLGWDTLSKVGINQALDQAYGERVGQDKLDRAKAALSSQLRRVLAHRARAVEELSRAREAAAQADQTQRLGELVLAYQGAVKSGDTKLEAWDYDGTPVSVPLDPTKSPVENAQSYFSRAKKAKARAEEVDSQHGRIVADRDAIQALLVDVEECQDLERVDELRQFADSRHWLRVEQHAGPKEERPYAGHPVRELVSPAGWRVLYGTNATSNDYLTTKVARPNDLWFHVRGVTSAHVVLQTENKPDRVQRADLMFAAQVAVRNSVSKHSHYVAVDYTLKKYVRKPRGSAAGFATYVQEKTLHVEKAD; from the coding sequence ATGTCCAGCCGACACATCCCGTATGACAGTCTTGTCCTCGCCGCCGTCGTGGCCGAGGGTCAAGAGTGGGTTGGAGCCCGGATCCAAAAGGTCTGGCAGCCCGACCCGCTCGTCATCGTGCTGTCGCTCTACTACGGCGTCGAGCGTTGGCTGCTCGTCTCGGCGGAAGCGGAGACAGCCCGGGCGCACCTGGTCTCACGTCGACCGTCTCCGGCGGGCGACATCCCTGCCTTTGGCGCGACTCTGCGCAAGTCTCTCACTGACGGGCGTGTCGTTTTCGTCCGCCAGAGAGGGCTGGACAGGATCCTGGAGGTCGGGGTCTCCTCAGCCCAAGGGGACTATCAACTGGTCGCCGAACTGATGGGCAAGCACAGCAACATCATGCTTGTCGATTCGTCGCGGCGAGTGGTCGGTGCGGCCAAGTGGGTCGGGCGGTCTCAGAGCAGACGGCCTGTCCTGCCCGGACAGCCCTACGAGCCGCCGCCCTTTGACCCCAAGCCCCCGCTGACCCAGGCGACGGCCGGCGACGACCTGAAGCAGTACGAGGGATGGTCGCCCTTTCTTGGCAGGTTGCTCGACGCGGGGCTGCCCTTGGCGGATGTCCAGCGGGCCTTGGCGACCGGTCAGTTTGGTGCGTTTGTGGCACCCGGGCATGGCGCATACCCCTTCGATGTATCACGGTTGGGGTGGGATACTCTGTCCAAAGTCGGCATCAACCAAGCCCTCGACCAGGCGTACGGCGAGCGAGTGGGGCAGGACAAACTCGACCGGGCCAAGGCGGCCCTGTCCTCCCAACTGCGCCGTGTCCTCGCCCACCGGGCCCGAGCGGTGGAAGAGCTGTCCCGGGCGAGGGAGGCGGCGGCCCAGGCCGACCAGACCCAACGTCTGGGCGAACTGGTCTTGGCGTACCAAGGTGCGGTCAAGTCTGGCGACACAAAGTTGGAAGCATGGGACTATGACGGCACACCGGTCAGCGTCCCTCTTGACCCCACTAAGTCCCCGGTCGAGAACGCCCAGAGCTACTTCTCACGGGCCAAGAAAGCCAAGGCCCGGGCGGAGGAGGTCGACAGCCAACACGGTCGGATCGTGGCCGACCGCGACGCCATCCAGGCCTTATTAGTGGATGTCGAGGAGTGTCAAGACTTGGAAAGAGTCGACGAGCTCAGGCAGTTCGCCGACTCCCGACACTGGCTTCGCGTCGAGCAGCATGCCGGGCCAAAGGAGGAGCGACCGTATGCCGGCCACCCGGTCCGTGAGTTGGTCTCCCCCGCGGGGTGGCGCGTCCTCTACGGCACCAACGCGACGAGCAACGACTACCTGACCACGAAGGTCGCCCGGCCCAACGACCTGTGGTTCCATGTGCGGGGGGTGACGTCGGCCCACGTCGTCCTCCAGACGGAGAACAAGCCGGACCGGGTGCAGCGGGCCGACCTGATGTTCGCCGCCCAGGTGGCGGTGCGGAACAGCGTCAGCAAGCACTCCCACTATGTGGCGGTCGACTACACCCTAAAGAAGTATGTGCGCAAACCCCGCGGCTCGGCCGCGGGGTTTGCGACGTACGTGCAGGAAAAGACCTTGCACGTGGAGAAAGCCGACTAA
- a CDS encoding sigma-70 family RNA polymerase sigma factor: protein MLFRRGDPQREKFQKLAESVYPSLYGTALRLTRDRDDASDLSQETLVRAYEAFDRFDGKNFKAWMLRILTNLYINRYRRKRREGPTSSLDDEENILEPTAPADQAPDRQMFDHMLGAEVESALAEVPEVFRLAVILSDIEDMSYDEIAEVTQVPVGTVRSRIARGRAALRQRLEAFAREQGYLKPGVTE, encoded by the coding sequence ATGCTCTTTCGACGGGGCGACCCTCAGCGGGAGAAGTTCCAGAAACTGGCCGAGAGCGTCTACCCGTCGCTGTACGGCACGGCCTTACGGCTGACCCGCGACCGGGACGACGCGAGCGACCTTTCACAGGAGACGCTTGTCCGCGCCTACGAAGCCTTCGACCGGTTCGACGGCAAGAACTTCAAGGCATGGATGTTGCGGATCCTGACCAACCTGTACATCAACCGCTACAGGCGCAAGAGAAGGGAAGGGCCGACCAGTTCGCTGGACGACGAGGAAAACATCCTCGAACCGACGGCCCCCGCGGACCAAGCGCCAGACCGGCAGATGTTCGACCACATGTTGGGAGCAGAAGTGGAAAGTGCGCTGGCGGAAGTGCCCGAGGTCTTCCGGCTGGCGGTGATCCTGAGCGACATTGAAGACATGAGCTACGACGAGATCGCCGAGGTGACCCAAGTTCCGGTGGGGACTGTCCGTTCGCGGATCGCCCGCGGGCGCGCGGCGTTGCGGCAGAGGCTCGAAGCTTTCGCCCGGGAGCAAGGGTATCTCAAACCTGGTGTGACGGAATGA
- a CDS encoding GAF domain-containing sensor histidine kinase codes for MAELGRLLDAVHTATNKLASSGDTKAILREVLHLCVDAVGASGGTMYIHDAANKTLRFLHVLPEEVERKLERLDIPDDHGVAGQVFQSGEPVTNEYGQSGDPGNKAIVRKTGVTVHTMITVPLAIQGQKPIGVVQLVNKKGGVFDDVDAAVLDTISDVCTLAILNSRMMEQQRRVASLEGMGRAAHDLANKAGVLVTYLPDFERNIDGLRRVFEEQELTGEATLYLDLLEMAYRDVFAPYSERVFRYAKLINDLAAGKPLQAKMRKQNFAVVAQEAAEFMEAQARRNYVRLVYDLQRDAPEFEFDDLFVIRIVENLVGNAVKAVRETVPPEWIAEHQGEEDPYFGQVTVRYRHASGSHVFEVIDDGPGMSPAVVRSILAGNARSNWDSSSGSGLGMKVVLELVAAHGAKLAIRSKLGEGSTFEVEFPGADTPESKVSDKQPALQSSR; via the coding sequence ATGGCAGAACTCGGGCGACTTCTGGACGCCGTCCACACGGCGACCAACAAGCTGGCCTCCTCTGGCGACACCAAAGCCATTCTCAGGGAGGTCCTGCACCTCTGCGTCGACGCCGTCGGCGCGAGCGGCGGCACCATGTACATCCATGACGCCGCCAACAAGACCCTGCGCTTCCTCCATGTCCTGCCCGAAGAGGTCGAGCGCAAGCTGGAGCGGCTCGACATCCCCGACGACCACGGGGTGGCCGGCCAGGTCTTCCAGAGCGGGGAACCGGTCACGAACGAATACGGCCAGTCGGGCGACCCGGGCAACAAGGCGATCGTCCGCAAGACGGGGGTGACCGTCCACACCATGATCACGGTGCCCTTGGCGATCCAAGGACAGAAACCGATCGGTGTGGTCCAGCTGGTCAACAAGAAGGGAGGCGTCTTCGACGACGTGGACGCCGCGGTGCTCGACACGATCAGCGACGTCTGCACCCTCGCGATCTTGAACTCGCGGATGATGGAGCAGCAACGCCGGGTCGCGAGCCTGGAAGGTATGGGCCGCGCGGCCCATGACTTGGCGAACAAGGCAGGGGTCCTCGTCACGTACCTGCCCGACTTCGAGCGCAACATCGACGGCCTGCGCCGCGTGTTCGAGGAGCAGGAGCTTACCGGCGAGGCCACCCTCTACCTCGACTTGTTGGAGATGGCGTACCGAGACGTCTTCGCCCCCTACAGCGAGCGCGTGTTCCGATACGCCAAGCTCATCAACGACCTGGCCGCCGGCAAGCCGTTGCAGGCCAAGATGCGCAAGCAGAACTTCGCCGTCGTCGCCCAGGAGGCCGCCGAGTTCATGGAAGCGCAGGCGCGTCGCAACTATGTCCGTCTCGTCTACGACCTCCAGCGTGACGCCCCAGAGTTCGAGTTCGACGACCTCTTCGTCATCCGGATCGTCGAGAACCTGGTCGGCAACGCGGTCAAGGCGGTCAGGGAGACGGTGCCCCCCGAGTGGATCGCCGAGCACCAGGGCGAAGAGGACCCGTACTTTGGCCAAGTCACCGTCCGCTACCGCCATGCCTCGGGCAGCCACGTCTTCGAGGTCATTGACGACGGGCCTGGCATGTCGCCTGCGGTCGTCCGGTCGATCTTGGCGGGCAACGCCCGGTCGAACTGGGACAGCAGCAGCGGGAGCGGCCTCGGCATGAAGGTCGTGCTGGAGCTGGTCGCCGCCCACGGGGCCAAGCTGGCGATCCGGAGCAAACTCGGGGAAGGATCGACGTTTGAGGTCGAGTTTCCCGGGGCTGACACGCCAGAGTCGAAGGTCTCAGACAAGCAACCCGCCCTCCAGTCGTCACGCTAG
- a CDS encoding HAD family hydrolase has product MPLVGSLGKVKVVYFDLDDTLCAYWDAAKKGLRLAFCEHPEHGASLDQLLDAWADAFTEFVQTIGKTHWYQKYLESGDLTRTELMRRTLERVGVYDEGLAQALSDTYYVERHAALELFPESLEVLHALYGHYQLGLITNGPSDIQRQEIQTLNIGPYFSHIFIEGDMGYGKPDPRIFAMATDRTGAKHSEIVFVGNSYKHDVVPAQTAGWKTVWVRRPSDVAPSNKTGRPEELPEGAVPPDMTVTDLREILEP; this is encoded by the coding sequence GTGCCACTGGTCGGCAGTCTCGGAAAAGTCAAGGTCGTCTACTTTGACCTCGACGACACTTTATGTGCCTATTGGGACGCGGCCAAGAAGGGGCTCCGATTGGCATTTTGCGAGCATCCCGAGCACGGCGCAAGCCTGGACCAGCTCCTCGACGCCTGGGCCGACGCCTTCACCGAGTTCGTGCAGACGATCGGGAAGACCCACTGGTACCAGAAGTACCTGGAAAGCGGCGACCTGACCCGCACGGAACTGATGCGGCGGACCCTTGAACGTGTCGGCGTATATGACGAGGGCTTGGCCCAGGCCCTGTCGGACACCTACTACGTCGAACGGCACGCGGCACTCGAACTCTTTCCTGAGTCTTTGGAAGTCCTCCACGCTTTGTACGGCCACTATCAACTGGGACTGATCACCAACGGGCCGTCCGACATCCAAAGGCAAGAGATCCAAACCCTCAACATTGGCCCGTACTTCAGTCACATCTTTATCGAGGGTGACATGGGATACGGCAAACCAGACCCGCGCATCTTTGCCATGGCGACAGACCGCACCGGGGCAAAGCATAGTGAGATCGTCTTTGTCGGCAACAGCTACAAACATGACGTTGTGCCGGCCCAGACGGCGGGATGGAAGACGGTGTGGGTCCGGCGACCGAGTGACGTCGCTCCCAGCAACAAAACGGGTCGGCCCGAGGAACTGCCGGAGGGCGCTGTCCCGCCCGACATGACCGTCACGGACTTGCGCGAGATTCTCGAGCCTTAA
- a CDS encoding Mrp/NBP35 family ATP-binding protein, producing the protein MSVTVDQVLEALRAVQDPDLHRDIVTLGFVKDVDIQGPRVAFTVELTTPACPVKDLLKAQAEDCVLALDGVEEVAVEMSAQVRPRAAQPEDLLPNVRQVIAVASGKGGVGKSTVTVNLAVALAQSGAKVGLLDADVYGPSVPLMMGVADERPMSRNAKIMPIERHGVRMMSLGFLLEEGQAVLWRGPMVHSTVRQLLADVMWGELDYLLVDLPPGTGDAPMSLAQLVPLTGVVLVTTPHNVAANIAGKAAALFNRLNTRILGVVENMAAYVCPNCGDETRLFAGLSGAELAASLQTEFLGSVPLDAAVGGAADQGVPSVLAYPDRPQAKAFRTIAGAVAARTSVLALGKDKQEVTFSPV; encoded by the coding sequence ATGTCCGTGACCGTCGACCAGGTGCTCGAGGCGCTACGCGCCGTCCAAGACCCCGACCTCCATCGCGACATTGTCACCCTCGGCTTTGTCAAGGACGTCGACATCCAAGGCCCCCGGGTGGCGTTCACTGTCGAACTGACCACGCCCGCCTGCCCGGTCAAAGACCTCCTCAAGGCCCAAGCGGAGGACTGCGTCCTGGCCTTGGACGGCGTGGAAGAGGTCGCGGTCGAGATGAGCGCCCAAGTGCGGCCCCGCGCCGCCCAACCGGAAGACCTGCTCCCCAACGTCCGCCAAGTCATCGCCGTCGCCAGTGGCAAGGGCGGGGTCGGCAAGAGCACGGTGACGGTGAACCTGGCCGTCGCCCTCGCGCAGTCTGGAGCGAAGGTCGGCCTGCTGGACGCCGACGTCTATGGACCCAGCGTCCCGCTGATGATGGGCGTCGCCGACGAGCGCCCCATGAGCCGCAACGCCAAGATCATGCCGATCGAACGGCACGGCGTGAGGATGATGTCGCTCGGATTCCTGCTCGAAGAAGGCCAAGCCGTCCTGTGGCGCGGGCCGATGGTCCACAGCACGGTGCGCCAACTCCTCGCCGACGTCATGTGGGGCGAACTTGACTACCTCCTCGTCGACCTTCCCCCCGGAACCGGCGACGCACCGATGTCCCTCGCCCAGTTGGTGCCGCTCACCGGGGTCGTCCTCGTCACCACGCCCCACAATGTCGCCGCCAACATCGCCGGCAAAGCGGCCGCCCTCTTCAACCGGCTCAACACGAGGATCCTCGGCGTGGTGGAGAACATGGCCGCCTACGTGTGCCCGAACTGTGGGGACGAGACCCGGCTCTTCGCCGGGCTGAGCGGCGCCGAGTTGGCGGCAAGCCTGCAGACCGAGTTTCTCGGGTCCGTGCCGCTCGACGCCGCAGTGGGTGGCGCGGCCGACCAAGGGGTACCGAGTGTGCTGGCCTATCCGGACCGGCCCCAAGCCAAGGCGTTCCGGACGATCGCCGGCGCCGTGGCGGCCCGGACGAGCGTCCTCGCCCTGGGCAAGGACAAGCAAGAGGTCACGTTCTCGCCGGTTTAG
- the trpB gene encoding tryptophan synthase subunit beta — MSAVLPESGRFGAFGGRYVPETLVPALDELESTFREAWASPEFHREFETYLHDFVGRPTPLTDCRRVSELTGYIVSAKREDLNHTGAHKINNALGQALLALRMGKKRIIAETGAGQHGVATATVCALFGLKCDVYMGEEDCKRQELNVFRMKLLGARVVPVSSGTKTLKDALNEAMRDWVTNVRDTHYIIGTAAGPHPYPAMVREFQSMIGTEARAQYLERHGVLPDVGVACVGGGSNAIGFFSGFLGDPTRLIGVEAGGHGVATGRHAAPLTAGSPGVLHGSYSYLMQDEDGQVLPTESVSAGLDYPGVGAEHSFLKDTGRAEYTAATDEEALTAFRWLAENEGLIPAFESAHAFALLLRPGMFAPGTRVLVNLSGRGDKDMERASQLLKL, encoded by the coding sequence ATGTCTGCCGTGCTCCCCGAGTCGGGCCGGTTCGGCGCCTTTGGCGGCCGCTATGTCCCGGAGACCCTCGTGCCCGCGCTCGACGAACTGGAGTCGACGTTCCGCGAGGCTTGGGCCTCACCGGAGTTCCATCGGGAGTTCGAGACTTACCTGCATGATTTCGTCGGCCGGCCGACACCGCTCACCGACTGCCGACGGGTCTCCGAACTGACCGGGTACATCGTCAGTGCCAAGCGCGAAGACCTCAACCACACCGGGGCCCACAAGATCAACAATGCCCTCGGCCAGGCCCTCCTCGCCCTGCGGATGGGCAAGAAGCGCATCATCGCCGAGACTGGTGCCGGGCAACACGGCGTCGCCACCGCCACTGTGTGCGCCCTTTTCGGCCTCAAGTGCGACGTCTATATGGGCGAGGAGGACTGCAAGCGCCAGGAGCTCAACGTCTTCCGGATGAAGCTGCTCGGCGCCCGGGTCGTCCCCGTGTCCAGCGGCACAAAGACCCTGAAAGACGCCTTGAACGAGGCGATGCGCGACTGGGTCACCAACGTGCGCGACACCCACTACATCATCGGCACGGCGGCCGGACCCCACCCGTACCCGGCCATGGTGCGCGAGTTCCAGTCCATGATCGGTACCGAGGCTCGCGCCCAGTATCTGGAGAGACACGGCGTCCTTCCCGACGTGGGCGTCGCGTGCGTCGGCGGCGGCTCCAACGCCATCGGCTTCTTCTCCGGCTTTCTGGGCGACCCCACCCGATTGATCGGGGTGGAAGCCGGCGGCCATGGCGTGGCGACCGGCAGACATGCCGCCCCGCTCACTGCCGGGTCGCCCGGGGTGCTCCACGGGTCGTACAGCTACCTGATGCAAGACGAGGACGGCCAAGTGCTGCCCACCGAGTCTGTCTCCGCCGGGCTGGACTACCCAGGCGTGGGAGCCGAACACAGCTTCCTCAAGGACACGGGGCGGGCCGAGTACACCGCCGCGACCGACGAGGAGGCCCTGACCGCCTTCCGCTGGCTGGCCGAAAACGAGGGGCTGATCCCCGCCTTCGAGTCGGCCCATGCCTTCGCCCTCCTCTTGCGGCCCGGGATGTTTGCCCCCGGCACAAGGGTCTTGGTCAACCTGAGCGGCCGTGGAGACAAGGACATGGAGCGGGCGAGCCAGTTGCTGAAGCTCTAG
- the lgt gene encoding prolipoprotein diacylglyceryl transferase gives MQPFVNKFNPFMLGPFHVGGLGEVGIRWYGMAYVLGFVFAYLGLKKAMDAGKVRGLDAKGLENLTFGIILGVLVGGRMGFVVQNMDRWREDPLFPLRLQEGGMAFFGGLVGVIVAIALFGRKNKTDFYALGDVLAPLTALALGIGRIANFINGELWGKPTGGDWGVIYPRKDMVPRHPSELYECATHLLLALVLWRMSKTTWGSRRGFVSATFVIGYGLFRIVTEVYRDQPYYVGPFSAGQIASALTALVGVGMLVFNMKRAQSSQRSDDCEPATVERSETIHLQ, from the coding sequence ATGCAGCCGTTCGTCAACAAGTTCAACCCGTTCATGCTGGGCCCCTTCCACGTCGGCGGCCTTGGCGAGGTCGGGATCCGGTGGTACGGCATGGCGTACGTGCTGGGCTTCGTCTTTGCCTACCTGGGCCTGAAAAAGGCGATGGACGCGGGCAAGGTCCGGGGGCTCGACGCCAAGGGACTGGAGAACCTGACGTTCGGCATCATCCTTGGCGTCCTCGTCGGCGGGCGCATGGGGTTCGTCGTGCAAAACATGGACCGCTGGCGCGAAGACCCTCTATTCCCGTTGCGCCTCCAAGAAGGCGGCATGGCGTTCTTCGGTGGATTGGTCGGGGTCATTGTCGCCATCGCGTTGTTTGGACGGAAAAACAAGACCGACTTCTATGCCCTGGGCGACGTCTTGGCGCCCCTGACCGCATTGGCGCTGGGCATCGGCAGGATCGCCAACTTTATCAACGGTGAGCTGTGGGGCAAGCCGACGGGGGGAGACTGGGGCGTCATCTATCCGCGCAAGGACATGGTGCCCCGCCACCCGAGCGAGCTCTACGAGTGCGCCACCCACCTTTTGCTCGCGTTGGTCCTGTGGAGGATGAGCAAGACCACATGGGGTTCACGCCGCGGGTTTGTTTCGGCGACCTTCGTCATCGGGTACGGCCTTTTCCGCATCGTCACCGAGGTCTATCGAGACCAGCCGTACTACGTCGGGCCGTTCTCCGCGGGTCAGATCGCCAGTGCCCTGACCGCGCTGGTCGGGGTCGGCATGCTGGTTTTCAACATGAAGCGGGCGCAATCTTCGCAAAGGAGTGATGATTGTGAGCCGGCGACCGTAGAGAGATCGGAAACTATTCATCTACAATAG
- a CDS encoding TlpA family protein disulfide reductase yields MTKYAFIGSVVFCAMAAGVYAVQHAKVASWKGKKLPAFTMKTVDGKTVTNSTYKGKVLVLDFWATWCAPCRKASPTFQALHKKYASKGVVVLGADVMEEKPGPSHGKKYAADHNYTYTFTTGGEALHKSLGATGVPVFVFVDKKGVVREIADSFDAAKDPARFDAIVKKLAAE; encoded by the coding sequence ATGACGAAATACGCATTTATCGGCTCCGTCGTCTTCTGCGCCATGGCGGCGGGCGTCTATGCCGTGCAACACGCCAAGGTCGCTTCGTGGAAGGGCAAGAAGCTCCCCGCCTTCACCATGAAGACCGTGGACGGTAAGACCGTCACCAACTCGACCTACAAGGGCAAGGTCTTGGTGCTTGACTTTTGGGCGACTTGGTGCGCGCCGTGTCGGAAGGCTTCGCCGACGTTCCAAGCCCTCCATAAGAAGTACGCATCGAAGGGTGTGGTGGTGCTGGGCGCCGACGTGATGGAAGAAAAGCCCGGCCCTAGCCACGGCAAGAAGTATGCGGCCGACCACAACTACACTTATACGTTCACGACAGGCGGTGAAGCCCTCCACAAATCGCTAGGCGCGACCGGCGTCCCCGTGTTTGTGTTCGTCGATAAGAAAGGGGTCGTGCGCGAAATCGCCGACTCGTTCGACGCCGCCAAGGACCCTGCCCGCTTCGACGCTATCGTCAAGAAGCTTGCCGCCGAGTAA